One genomic window of Polyangium aurulentum includes the following:
- a CDS encoding serine/threonine-protein kinase: MGLRGGRYETLGVIASGGMATVHLGRALGAGGFERLVAIKTMHPHLAEEPEFVAMFLDEARLAARIRHPNVVGTIDVQQDEVGVFLVMEYVEGPSLMQIQRALKKEGGQKLPLDIVLRVFLDALAGLHAAHELTGAGGMPLNLVHRDVSPQNILVGVDGIARLTDFGVARAEARLQSTSSGQLKGKLGYMAPEQLRRETVDRRADIYAAGVLLWELLTGAKLISGDNEAQILVKNMAGDHLPPRAVNPAVPAPLDAACMRALQVLREERYATAAEFAEAIDEAIVSSGATIASPRAVAALVKGLGAHVSPSDLLAGSSGRPSLSPRPLETTPPPPGILAAPARTGIMTAESAPARPSDTPDLDAFPGRSKRRGKMLTGVLAGVGLVAVAVAAGWSLLGGSQSPPQTTPAIEAAPAPPPPAAPSAEPSPASSIAAALTPPPPDAPTAAPTASAAPAPPVTRKWPSKRGRGSTNGPYRPSDL; encoded by the coding sequence ATGGGGTTGCGAGGAGGCCGGTACGAGACGCTCGGCGTGATCGCGTCAGGCGGGATGGCCACGGTGCACCTCGGAAGGGCCCTCGGGGCGGGGGGATTCGAGCGCCTGGTCGCGATCAAGACCATGCACCCGCACCTCGCCGAGGAGCCCGAGTTCGTGGCCATGTTCCTCGACGAAGCGCGCCTCGCCGCGCGGATCCGGCACCCGAATGTGGTCGGCACGATCGACGTGCAGCAGGACGAGGTCGGCGTCTTTCTGGTCATGGAATACGTCGAGGGCCCGAGCCTCATGCAGATCCAGCGGGCGCTCAAAAAAGAGGGCGGCCAGAAGCTGCCCCTCGATATCGTGCTCCGGGTCTTCCTCGACGCGCTCGCCGGCCTGCACGCCGCGCACGAGCTCACGGGCGCGGGGGGAATGCCGCTCAACCTGGTGCACCGCGACGTGTCCCCGCAAAACATCCTCGTCGGCGTCGACGGAATCGCCCGCCTCACCGATTTCGGCGTTGCGCGCGCGGAGGCCCGGCTGCAATCCACGAGCAGCGGTCAGCTCAAGGGCAAGCTCGGGTACATGGCGCCCGAGCAGCTCCGGCGCGAGACGGTCGACCGGCGCGCCGACATCTATGCGGCCGGCGTCTTGCTCTGGGAGCTGCTCACGGGCGCAAAGCTCATCAGCGGCGATAACGAGGCGCAGATCCTGGTCAAGAACATGGCTGGCGATCACCTGCCCCCGCGCGCGGTGAACCCGGCCGTCCCCGCCCCTCTCGACGCGGCTTGCATGCGCGCGCTCCAGGTCCTGCGGGAGGAGCGCTACGCCACGGCGGCCGAGTTCGCGGAGGCAATCGACGAGGCCATCGTCTCGTCCGGCGCGACGATCGCCTCGCCGCGGGCCGTCGCAGCGCTCGTCAAAGGGCTCGGCGCGCACGTATCGCCGAGCGATTTGCTCGCCGGCAGCTCCGGGCGCCCCTCGCTCTCGCCGCGGCCCCTCGAGACGACGCCCCCGCCCCCGGGAATCCTTGCTGCGCCTGCCCGCACGGGGATCATGACCGCCGAAAGCGCGCCCGCGCGGCCCTCGGATACCCCGGACCTCGACGCATTCCCCGGCAGGTCGAAGCGGAGGGGAAAGATGCTCACCGGCGTGCTTGCCGGCGTGGGCCTCGTCGCGGTCGCCGTGGCCGCGGGATGGAGCCTCCTCGGCGGGTCGCAATCGCCGCCCCAGACCACCCCTGCCATCGAGGCGGCGCCCGCTCCCCCTCCGCCCGCTGCGCCCTCTGCCGAGCCTTCACCGGCTTCCTCGATTGCCGCGGCGCTCACGCCTCCGCCCCCTGACGCGCCGACCGCTGCGCCCACCGCGAGCGCCGCCCCCGCGCCGCCCGTGACGCGCAAATGGCCGAGCAAGCGCGGCCGCGGCAGCACGAACGGACCTTACCGGCCATCGGATCTCTGA
- a CDS encoding LodA/GoxA family CTQ-dependent oxidase — protein MVAPISPEPSSHLDHAPPQALTEGPLESLDEPEVEAAGPTSRRNFLAGGIATAAALLGRDALAFGGNGDPVFRIHPAIGIARVGNADPSTFFIGPEIPRKPPLGDAPGTAVSPYKVNGKIKPQAVRFRIYEYQWIDGKLTLVREVTLDTPGVVDITWTAHLANKKASFHRFVGTSGENEPPADLRNASVKDRRSLEIDFGPRSIHGSLKGPAEFRAGTSADPSQEACPIGFDGKPVIDYLGQLRTDAAGRLIVIGGKGRAAYNTANPPPLASYANNDGWFDDISDGPVTATVTIQDENGNTKTIPIDEAGGAWVLVAPPDFAPSVTAAVTLYDLLYDMAVRELPIPIDNALYDPGGPLARLRQLAADFQPLGAIEFPNFVPDYGSEIRGIFARGFGYRWVSKAAGDHHEDCLSPELGDPNPKYAKMRKAFFKVMRAPNGAAGGSKSGSMPRLLGDDPYNNQAPDYVQKLSITRTQYGLLRNWANGQFISGPAAPAEGITPWGLDRAQLVAASGGAFFPGIEVGWQIRNAALFIEPFRLDLNATSGYWEENDPIGPGHFSRQMALPWHADFTDCAVEGNDAWWPAHRPDEVYPTATAKKRVDWARPDGHFASGKKEITHEDMVSDWYKFGFVVEQNGVQFETERAPHVP, from the coding sequence ATGGTCGCCCCAATCTCCCCCGAGCCCTCTTCGCACCTCGACCACGCGCCCCCCCAGGCGCTCACCGAAGGACCCCTCGAGTCCCTCGACGAACCCGAAGTGGAGGCCGCCGGCCCCACGAGCCGCCGCAACTTCCTCGCAGGTGGCATCGCCACGGCCGCCGCGCTCCTCGGGCGCGACGCCCTCGCCTTCGGGGGCAACGGCGATCCGGTGTTCCGCATCCACCCGGCCATCGGCATCGCGCGCGTCGGCAACGCCGACCCCTCGACCTTCTTCATCGGCCCCGAGATCCCGCGCAAGCCGCCGCTCGGCGACGCGCCCGGCACCGCGGTTTCGCCCTACAAAGTCAACGGCAAGATCAAGCCCCAGGCCGTCAGGTTCCGCATTTACGAGTACCAGTGGATCGACGGCAAACTGACGCTGGTACGAGAGGTCACGCTCGATACCCCCGGCGTGGTCGATATCACCTGGACCGCGCACCTGGCCAACAAGAAGGCATCATTCCACAGGTTCGTCGGCACGTCGGGTGAGAATGAGCCGCCGGCGGATCTACGCAACGCGTCAGTGAAGGACCGGCGCTCGCTCGAGATCGACTTCGGGCCGCGCTCGATCCATGGCTCGCTGAAGGGGCCGGCCGAGTTCCGCGCGGGGACGAGCGCCGATCCGTCGCAGGAGGCGTGCCCCATCGGGTTCGATGGCAAACCCGTCATCGACTACCTCGGCCAGCTCCGCACCGACGCCGCCGGACGGCTCATCGTGATCGGCGGTAAGGGCCGCGCCGCGTACAACACGGCCAATCCCCCGCCGCTCGCCTCGTACGCGAACAACGACGGCTGGTTCGACGATATCTCGGATGGGCCCGTGACGGCCACGGTCACGATCCAGGACGAGAATGGGAACACGAAGACCATCCCGATCGATGAAGCCGGCGGGGCCTGGGTGCTCGTGGCCCCGCCCGATTTCGCGCCGAGCGTCACCGCCGCGGTCACGCTCTACGATCTCCTCTACGACATGGCCGTGCGCGAGCTGCCCATTCCCATCGACAACGCGCTCTACGATCCGGGCGGCCCGCTCGCGCGGCTCCGCCAGCTCGCCGCCGATTTCCAGCCCCTCGGCGCGATCGAGTTCCCGAACTTCGTGCCCGATTACGGCTCGGAGATCCGGGGCATCTTCGCGCGTGGATTCGGCTACCGCTGGGTCAGCAAGGCCGCAGGCGACCACCACGAGGATTGCCTCTCGCCCGAGCTCGGCGACCCGAACCCGAAGTACGCGAAGATGCGCAAGGCCTTCTTCAAGGTCATGCGCGCGCCGAACGGCGCGGCCGGCGGGTCGAAATCGGGCTCGATGCCGCGCCTGCTCGGGGACGATCCCTACAACAACCAGGCGCCCGATTACGTGCAGAAGCTCAGCATCACGCGCACGCAGTACGGGCTCCTGCGGAACTGGGCCAATGGGCAATTCATCTCGGGCCCGGCCGCGCCTGCCGAGGGGATCACGCCGTGGGGGCTCGATCGCGCGCAGCTCGTCGCTGCCTCGGGCGGCGCATTCTTCCCGGGCATCGAGGTGGGCTGGCAGATCCGCAACGCGGCGCTCTTCATCGAGCCTTTCCGGCTCGATCTGAACGCGACGAGCGGCTACTGGGAGGAGAACGATCCCATCGGCCCCGGGCATTTCTCGAGGCAGATGGCGCTGCCCTGGCACGCCGATTTCACGGACTGCGCCGTCGAGGGCAACGACGCCTGGTGGCCGGCGCATCGCCCCGACGAGGTCTACCCCACCGCCACGGCCAAGAAGCGCGTCGACTGGGCGCGGCCCGACGGCCATTTCGCGAGCGGGAAGAAGGAGATCACCCACGAGGACATGGTTTCGGACTGGTACAAGTTCGGCTTCGTCGTGGAGCAGAACGGAGTCCAGTTCGAGACCGAGCGCGCGCCGCACGTCCCGTGA
- a CDS encoding energy transducer TonB: protein MSEPRRMLDEGGNGPALALLRAARADVAPPGAKARARVALGLDAPAKPAVAARGAERAAPRKRVAGPALFQSVLGSSERPNGLWGTGRLGTAAFVAAQAAVVALLLASQPMRRMELPPSPTKSNGGVDIGFYAPPAGDPAPAPAAAAPAQKPSEPRAVMARPSRQPEALQEAVAEEGHPAALAQTSAAEGEAKAPDLPAKPEVREAVPAVVEVAPGLPARLVRKGGRFPSYTREALAARVEGTVLVKCVVGTDGALSNCRILKSVPHMDDAVLGAMATWRFEPIVSGGRPIAVDHVFTLRLVLPK, encoded by the coding sequence ATGAGCGAGCCTCGACGCATGCTCGACGAGGGCGGCAATGGCCCTGCCCTTGCGCTCCTTCGCGCAGCGCGCGCGGACGTGGCGCCGCCCGGCGCAAAGGCGCGTGCAAGGGTCGCGCTCGGGCTCGACGCGCCCGCAAAGCCGGCCGTGGCCGCGCGGGGAGCAGAGCGCGCGGCCCCACGGAAGAGAGTCGCTGGCCCCGCGCTGTTCCAGAGTGTCCTCGGGTCGTCCGAGCGACCGAATGGGTTGTGGGGGACGGGCCGGCTGGGGACGGCTGCGTTCGTGGCCGCGCAGGCGGCCGTCGTGGCGCTCTTGCTCGCCTCGCAGCCGATGCGCCGGATGGAGCTTCCGCCGAGCCCGACGAAGTCGAACGGCGGCGTGGATATCGGTTTCTATGCGCCCCCCGCCGGGGATCCCGCGCCTGCGCCCGCGGCGGCGGCGCCTGCGCAAAAGCCGAGCGAGCCGCGGGCGGTGATGGCAAGGCCGTCGCGCCAGCCCGAGGCGCTGCAGGAGGCGGTCGCGGAGGAAGGGCATCCCGCGGCGCTCGCGCAGACGAGCGCGGCGGAAGGCGAAGCGAAAGCGCCCGATCTTCCTGCCAAACCCGAGGTACGGGAGGCGGTGCCGGCGGTCGTCGAGGTGGCGCCAGGCCTTCCTGCGCGGCTCGTGCGCAAGGGCGGGCGGTTTCCCTCGTACACGCGCGAGGCGCTCGCGGCGCGGGTCGAGGGCACGGTGCTGGTGAAGTGCGTCGTCGGCACGGATGGCGCGCTCTCGAATTGTCGAATTCTCAAATCGGTGCCGCACATGGACGACGCGGTGCTCGGGGCCATGGCCACATGGCGCTTCGAGCCCATCGTCTCCGGCGGGCGGCCGATCGCGGTGGATCACGTCTTCACGCTCCGGCTCGTATTACCGAAGTGA
- a CDS encoding RNA polymerase sigma factor, translating to MTVLRVPAATDLLLDADIACEASDLAPVEASWASAAAAQARLRAMVDAHFDTIYCALRRLGVPPGDLDDCAQQVFLVAAGKLAAIVPGRERAFLLGTAANVASHARRSQRRRREVPEPEEDETLDRADKGLRPDEAMEQKRQRAMLDEVLAAMPEDLRTVLVLFELEELTMAEIASALDLPQGTVASRLRRARETFTRLSARVVGAHGGRS from the coding sequence ATGACCGTCCTCAGGGTCCCCGCCGCCACCGACCTCTTGCTCGACGCGGACATCGCTTGCGAGGCCTCGGACCTCGCGCCGGTCGAGGCGTCCTGGGCGAGCGCCGCGGCGGCCCAGGCCCGGTTGCGCGCCATGGTCGACGCGCATTTCGATACCATCTATTGCGCCCTGCGCCGCCTCGGGGTCCCGCCGGGCGATCTCGACGATTGCGCGCAGCAGGTCTTTCTGGTGGCCGCGGGCAAGCTCGCGGCGATCGTGCCGGGGCGCGAGCGCGCATTTCTGCTCGGCACTGCGGCGAACGTGGCCTCGCACGCGCGCAGGAGCCAGCGCCGCCGCCGCGAGGTGCCCGAGCCCGAGGAAGACGAGACGCTCGACCGGGCCGACAAGGGCCTGCGGCCCGACGAGGCGATGGAGCAAAAGAGGCAGCGCGCGATGCTCGACGAGGTGCTCGCCGCAATGCCGGAAGATCTGCGCACGGTGCTCGTGCTCTTCGAGCTCGAGGAGCTGACCATGGCCGAGATCGCCTCCGCGCTCGATTTACCCCAGGGCACGGTGGCCTCGCGGCTCCGGCGCGCGCGCGAGACGTTCACGCGCCTTTCGGCCCGCGTCGTGGGCGCGCACGGAGGTCGGTCATGA
- a CDS encoding energy transducer TonB, protein MFEAALGQIEGRRGRLGTGAILSVAAHVLVVGIALAVPRSAPETRADEPEVVFQHVTPPPPPPPPPGPKGSTQKQDKPRPVPKKTVPVLTEPTPEPPEPPPDDPPPSDPGDSDDATGGGGEVGGKEGGVIGGTGTGDPNPNLVPEPPPPPPPPQTLLFDAGTMERPVLLSGPQPAYTNEARTARVEGVVVAQCTITTEGVLRDCRIIKGLPHLEASVLDALERQRYKPVMHRGRPVNVRYVMTFRFKMQ, encoded by the coding sequence ATGTTCGAAGCGGCTCTCGGCCAGATCGAGGGGCGGCGCGGCCGCCTCGGCACGGGCGCGATCCTCTCGGTCGCCGCCCACGTGCTCGTCGTCGGCATTGCGCTCGCCGTCCCCCGCTCGGCGCCCGAGACGCGCGCGGACGAGCCGGAGGTGGTCTTCCAGCACGTGACCCCGCCCCCGCCGCCTCCGCCGCCTCCCGGCCCGAAGGGCTCGACGCAAAAGCAGGACAAACCCCGCCCGGTGCCCAAGAAGACCGTTCCGGTCCTCACGGAGCCCACGCCCGAGCCGCCCGAGCCGCCGCCCGACGATCCCCCGCCGAGCGACCCTGGCGATAGCGACGACGCGACCGGGGGTGGCGGCGAGGTGGGCGGCAAAGAGGGTGGCGTCATTGGTGGCACGGGGACCGGGGATCCGAACCCGAATCTGGTGCCCGAGCCGCCCCCGCCGCCTCCGCCTCCGCAGACGCTCCTCTTCGACGCGGGGACGATGGAGCGCCCGGTTCTGCTCTCCGGTCCGCAGCCCGCATACACGAACGAGGCGCGCACCGCGCGAGTGGAGGGCGTGGTGGTCGCGCAATGCACGATCACGACCGAGGGCGTTCTGCGCGATTGCCGGATCATCAAGGGCTTGCCGCACCTCGAGGCGTCGGTCCTCGACGCGCTCGAAAGGCAGCGCTACAAGCCGGTCATGCACAGGGGGCGGCCGGTCAACGTGCGGTATGTGATGACCTTCCGGTTCAAGATGCAGTGA
- a CDS encoding tryptophan 7-halogenase has protein sequence MTVDHDVVVLGGGPSGLAAATALAMRGRAVAVLERGNFGGPRVGETLGPQVGPLLRALGLWDDFIALEQFPFRGVRSAWGSEAAVERSAILNPLGDGWHVDRAQFDALLARRAAAAGAILHEGVGVAAITPAEDGWRLQAPGVELRCRFLVDASGRGAPGGAAGIPGRRWLACDRLVALVARMNPPADRPLDPELLIETAEEGWWYAVPQPGNTLLISLLTDVDLAVAAGPRPELSARWEAALSRTNHVRELASGATLEGPPRIVRADTGRLLPDRGPQWRAVGDAAVGGDPLSGDGVARGLRSALDAAADIDRALAGESLADAPDAASFVAYLDRRIRYYRMEQRWSDALFWKRRHGVDWESMPITLDPRRVLSWDGREPAADVIAPIEALLPPRAIRAVLERLARPCPAHEALAALRDAAPLGDRRLLVGVQLLVEAGFLGSQ, from the coding sequence GTGACGGTCGATCACGACGTCGTGGTTCTCGGCGGCGGGCCGAGCGGGCTCGCCGCCGCCACGGCCCTCGCGATGCGCGGACGCGCGGTCGCCGTGCTCGAGCGCGGCAACTTCGGCGGTCCGCGCGTCGGCGAGACGCTCGGCCCGCAGGTCGGGCCGCTCCTGCGCGCGCTCGGCCTGTGGGACGATTTCATCGCGCTCGAGCAATTCCCTTTCCGCGGCGTCCGCTCGGCGTGGGGTTCGGAGGCGGCCGTGGAGCGCTCGGCCATCCTCAATCCCCTCGGCGATGGCTGGCACGTGGACCGCGCTCAATTCGACGCGCTCCTCGCGCGCCGCGCGGCGGCGGCAGGCGCAATCCTGCACGAGGGCGTGGGGGTCGCCGCCATCACGCCTGCCGAGGACGGGTGGCGATTGCAAGCTCCGGGCGTGGAGCTGCGCTGCCGTTTTCTCGTGGACGCGAGCGGTCGCGGCGCGCCGGGCGGGGCGGCGGGCATTCCGGGGCGGCGGTGGCTCGCGTGCGATCGCCTGGTGGCGCTCGTGGCGCGAATGAATCCGCCCGCGGATCGCCCTCTCGATCCCGAATTGCTGATCGAGACCGCCGAGGAGGGCTGGTGGTATGCCGTGCCCCAGCCTGGAAACACGCTGCTCATCTCGCTCTTGACCGACGTGGACCTCGCCGTCGCCGCCGGCCCGCGCCCCGAGCTCTCGGCGCGCTGGGAGGCGGCTCTTTCCAGGACAAACCACGTGCGCGAGCTCGCCTCGGGCGCGACGCTCGAAGGCCCGCCGCGCATCGTGCGCGCCGACACGGGCCGCCTCCTGCCCGATCGCGGCCCGCAATGGCGCGCGGTCGGCGATGCGGCCGTGGGCGGCGATCCGCTCTCGGGAGACGGCGTCGCGCGCGGCCTGCGCTCGGCGCTCGACGCGGCCGCGGACATCGACCGGGCTCTCGCTGGCGAAAGCCTGGCCGATGCGCCGGACGCCGCTTCCTTCGTCGCGTATCTCGATCGCCGGATCCGCTATTACCGCATGGAGCAGCGGTGGAGCGACGCTTTGTTCTGGAAGCGCCGGCACGGCGTCGATTGGGAGAGCATGCCCATCACGCTCGATCCACGCCGCGTCCTCTCCTGGGACGGACGCGAGCCCGCGGCCGACGTCATCGCGCCCATCGAGGCGCTCTTGCCACCGCGGGCCATCCGCGCCGTGCTCGAGCGGCTGGCTCGCCCCTGCCCTGCCCACGAGGCGCTCGCTGCCCTGCGCGACGCCGCGCCGCTCGGGGATCGCCGACTGCTCGTGGGAGTGCAGCTCCTCGTCGAGGCGGGATTCCTCGGCTCACAATGA
- a CDS encoding alpha/beta fold hydrolase — protein sequence MGILPAVLGITALAAGCSDGGNQGTGGTGGTGGTGGTGGTGGTGGSGGSGGSSAIEWGGCPGDFISECATVPLPLDPAKPEGETLPVFVSRHLAPGGAAKAQVWLLQGGPGGSGNVFKGAIEQIWQGVMPDVDWYVLEHRGVGLSSRLECPVQEGMGSEGGAAITANEWPACIQALKAKWGDDLAHFTTTADTEDLARLIELTREPGKKVVIYGASYGTTRAMRFLQAHPDGADAVILDSVVSPGVQYLSQFDTQFDPVVQDLSAICAADPVCGAKLGAEPWAKIDALFGKLAMGHCPDLGVDGGVLKSLAPMFVQTRALRTHLFPLVYRIDRCEPGDVQVVGHYINTLMGLLGQGGGGEPRGSSALQVHVALSELWEEPAPTVAELQARCDSQHFCPGLGPSIGGLYDTWPRYPHDEHWNGWPTSTVPILAMNGELDPQTPIGPAKVTGDKLSAPNQTFVAVPWSPHGVAFESPVKTANAAPCGTQMMAKFIADPKAPIDTTCLDDLQPVTWNEDPNVISLLFGTNDMWENTAPLAPDQQKAKPIDWAAAVRLARESTRWIAR from the coding sequence ATGGGGATCCTTCCCGCGGTGCTCGGGATCACCGCACTCGCTGCGGGCTGCTCCGACGGCGGGAACCAGGGCACCGGCGGCACGGGCGGCACAGGCGGCACGGGTGGCACGGGCGGCACGGGCGGCACGGGTGGTTCCGGCGGCTCCGGCGGCAGCTCGGCAATCGAATGGGGCGGCTGCCCCGGCGATTTCATCTCCGAGTGCGCCACGGTTCCCCTGCCCCTCGATCCAGCGAAGCCCGAAGGCGAGACGCTGCCCGTCTTCGTATCACGCCACCTCGCGCCCGGCGGCGCCGCGAAGGCGCAGGTCTGGCTGCTGCAAGGCGGCCCCGGCGGCTCGGGCAACGTGTTCAAGGGCGCCATCGAGCAGATATGGCAAGGCGTCATGCCCGACGTCGATTGGTACGTGCTCGAGCACCGCGGCGTGGGGCTGTCGAGCCGCCTCGAATGTCCGGTCCAGGAGGGCATGGGCTCGGAGGGCGGCGCGGCCATCACCGCGAACGAGTGGCCCGCCTGCATCCAGGCATTGAAGGCGAAATGGGGCGACGACCTCGCGCACTTCACCACCACGGCCGACACCGAGGACCTCGCGCGGCTCATCGAGCTGACGCGCGAGCCCGGCAAGAAGGTGGTCATCTACGGCGCCTCCTACGGGACCACGCGCGCAATGCGCTTCTTGCAGGCGCACCCCGACGGTGCCGACGCCGTCATCCTCGATTCGGTGGTGTCGCCGGGGGTGCAGTACCTGTCGCAGTTCGACACGCAATTCGATCCGGTCGTGCAGGATCTGTCCGCGATCTGCGCCGCCGATCCCGTCTGCGGGGCGAAGCTCGGCGCCGAGCCCTGGGCGAAGATCGACGCGCTCTTCGGCAAGCTCGCGATGGGTCATTGCCCGGACCTCGGCGTCGACGGCGGGGTCCTGAAATCCCTCGCGCCGATGTTCGTGCAGACCCGCGCCCTGCGCACCCACCTCTTCCCGCTCGTTTACCGCATCGATCGCTGCGAGCCGGGCGACGTGCAGGTGGTCGGCCATTACATCAACACGCTGATGGGCTTGCTCGGGCAGGGCGGCGGAGGCGAGCCGCGGGGCTCGTCCGCATTGCAGGTGCACGTGGCCCTCTCCGAGCTGTGGGAGGAGCCGGCCCCGACCGTGGCCGAGCTCCAGGCCCGCTGCGATTCCCAGCATTTCTGCCCCGGGCTCGGTCCGTCGATCGGCGGGCTCTACGATACCTGGCCGCGCTATCCGCACGACGAGCACTGGAACGGGTGGCCGACCTCGACCGTCCCCATCCTCGCAATGAACGGCGAGCTCGACCCGCAGACGCCCATCGGCCCGGCGAAGGTCACGGGCGACAAGCTCAGCGCGCCGAATCAGACGTTCGTGGCGGTGCCCTGGAGCCCGCACGGGGTCGCCTTCGAGTCCCCCGTGAAGACCGCGAATGCAGCGCCCTGCGGCACGCAGATGATGGCGAAATTCATCGCGGACCCGAAGGCGCCCATCGATACGACGTGCCTCGACGACCTCCAGCCCGTCACGTGGAACGAGGATCCGAACGTGATCTCGCTCCTCTTCGGCACGAACGACATGTGGGAAAATACGGCGCCGCTCGCCCCCGATCAGCAGAAAGCCAAGCCGATCGACTGGGCGGCCGCCGTGCGCCTCGCGCGTGAGAGCACGCGCTGGATTGCGCGGTGA
- a CDS encoding FAD-dependent monooxygenase, whose translation MKGTAIIAGAGIGGLTLAHALARAGIEALVVERAPSLDAVGAGITVQSNAMTALRRIGLADAVAAEGQEIVEGAFRTPSGRVLRNAGIDAAREIGEPIIAIHRARLHRVLLSAVGEDKVRLGRKVTGYREDAEGVTATLEGGEEIRCALLVGADGLHSAVRKTLLGDEEPRYSGYTSWRGVCPEPSGFDAHLAGETAGRGERFGVVPIGHGQVYWFAVANAPPGGHDAPDPRPRLRARFGRWHAPIPALIDATPPDAILRTDIRDRPPVSRWSSRRVTLLGDAAHPMTPNLGQGGCQAIEDAVVLAECLSRNGELPGALAAYEARRMARANGMVTRAYELGRMMQWQNPLLCAVRDVGLRMTPIATMQRTLRELLTFPE comes from the coding sequence ATGAAAGGAACAGCCATCATCGCCGGCGCCGGCATCGGCGGCCTGACCCTCGCTCACGCCCTCGCGCGCGCCGGCATCGAGGCCCTCGTCGTCGAGCGCGCCCCCTCGCTCGACGCGGTCGGCGCGGGCATCACCGTGCAGAGCAATGCCATGACGGCGCTCCGCCGCATTGGGCTCGCCGACGCCGTCGCTGCCGAGGGGCAAGAGATCGTCGAGGGCGCGTTCCGGACGCCGAGCGGGCGGGTGCTGCGCAACGCGGGCATCGACGCCGCCCGCGAGATTGGCGAGCCCATCATTGCCATTCACCGCGCGCGGCTGCACCGGGTGCTGCTCTCGGCCGTGGGCGAGGACAAAGTGCGCCTCGGCCGCAAGGTGACCGGCTACCGCGAGGACGCCGAGGGCGTCACCGCGACCCTCGAGGGCGGCGAGGAGATCCGCTGTGCGCTGCTCGTGGGCGCGGACGGGCTGCATTCCGCGGTCCGAAAGACCCTGCTCGGCGACGAGGAGCCCAGGTATTCGGGCTACACGAGCTGGCGCGGCGTCTGCCCCGAGCCTTCGGGCTTCGACGCGCACCTGGCCGGCGAGACCGCCGGCCGCGGCGAGCGCTTCGGCGTCGTGCCCATCGGCCACGGGCAGGTGTACTGGTTTGCCGTGGCAAACGCGCCTCCCGGCGGCCACGACGCGCCCGATCCCAGGCCGCGCCTGCGCGCGCGTTTCGGCCGCTGGCACGCGCCCATTCCCGCGCTCATCGACGCGACGCCTCCCGACGCGATCCTCCGGACCGACATCCGCGACCGGCCCCCCGTGTCGCGCTGGAGCTCGCGGCGGGTCACGCTGCTCGGCGACGCCGCGCACCCGATGACCCCGAACCTCGGCCAGGGCGGCTGCCAGGCCATCGAGGACGCGGTGGTGCTCGCCGAGTGTTTGTCCCGCAATGGTGAGCTTCCGGGCGCCCTCGCCGCGTACGAGGCGCGGCGGATGGCGCGGGCGAACGGCATGGTGACGCGGGCGTACGAGCTCGGTCGCATGATGCAATGGCAGAACCCCCTCCTCTGCGCCGTGCGTGACGTCGGCCTGCGCATGACCCCGATCGCGACGATGCAGCGCACGCTGCGCGAGCTGCTCACCTTCCCGGAGTAA
- the nth gene encoding endonuclease III, whose product MATKKAAAKKTTKKAPAAATKKPATKAPGKRAIDARAQAAAASARLVEAIPKPRLDLDWETPWQLLIATILAAQSTDETINKVTPELFRIYPTPAALGAAPQEEVEVVVKSTGFFRNKAKAIREASRMIAERFGGETPNTLEGLVSLPGVARKTATTVLGNALGVTAGITVDTHALRVSGRLGLTQNEEPEKIEADLCALFPRETWVETGVRLQLHGRYVCTARAPRCAQCPLNEVCPSREADPEGSIAERAAAERRRVESRGKET is encoded by the coding sequence ATGGCGACGAAGAAGGCAGCGGCAAAGAAGACGACGAAGAAGGCGCCCGCGGCGGCGACGAAGAAACCCGCCACGAAGGCCCCGGGCAAACGCGCCATCGACGCGCGCGCGCAGGCCGCCGCCGCGAGCGCGCGGCTCGTCGAGGCGATCCCCAAGCCGCGGCTCGATCTCGACTGGGAGACGCCCTGGCAGCTCCTCATCGCCACCATCCTCGCCGCGCAGAGCACGGACGAGACCATCAACAAGGTGACGCCGGAGCTGTTTCGCATATACCCCACGCCGGCCGCGCTCGGGGCCGCGCCGCAGGAAGAGGTCGAGGTGGTCGTCAAGTCGACGGGCTTCTTCCGCAACAAGGCAAAGGCGATCCGCGAGGCGAGCCGGATGATTGCGGAGCGCTTCGGGGGCGAGACGCCAAACACGCTCGAGGGGCTCGTCTCGCTTCCGGGCGTGGCGCGAAAGACGGCGACGACCGTGCTCGGAAACGCGCTCGGCGTGACGGCGGGAATCACGGTGGACACGCACGCGCTGCGCGTGTCGGGGCGGCTCGGGCTCACGCAGAACGAGGAGCCCGAGAAGATCGAAGCCGATCTGTGCGCGCTTTTCCCGCGAGAAACCTGGGTCGAGACGGGCGTGCGATTGCAGCTCCACGGCCGCTACGTGTGCACGGCCCGCGCCCCGCGCTGCGCGCAGTGCCCGCTGAACGAGGTCTGCCCGAGCCGCGAGGCGGACCCGGAGGGCTCGATCGCCGAGCGCGCCGCTGCCGAACGGCGACGCGTCGAGTCACGCGGCAAAGAGACGTGA